From a single Lactococcus carnosus genomic region:
- a CDS encoding DUF4176 domain-containing protein, which produces MSEIQPPLPVGSVVKVTGSEQEFVIISQLPVGSIVYLKEATAKLMVVGRGASLDNGEGQLFSDYVDVVYPNGIDPEDALFFNHQDIDKFIFTGYSDEEEERYLEVYDAWQQGLVDASENETYTAESFGF; this is translated from the coding sequence ATGAGTGAGATACAACCCCCATTACCAGTTGGTAGTGTCGTAAAAGTAACCGGCAGTGAGCAGGAATTTGTCATTATCAGTCAATTACCTGTAGGGTCAATTGTCTATTTAAAAGAGGCGACTGCCAAATTAATGGTTGTTGGTCGTGGTGCTTCGCTTGATAATGGAGAAGGCCAACTGTTTAGCGACTATGTTGATGTTGTCTATCCGAATGGGATTGACCCAGAGGATGCTTTATTCTTTAATCATCAAGATATAGATAAGTTTATTTTTACCGGCTATTCAGATGAGGAAGAGGAGAGATATCTTGAAGTCTATGACGCCTGGCAACAAGGTCTAGTTGACGCTTCAGAAAATGAAACTTATACAGCGGAATCATTTGGTTTTTGA
- a CDS encoding T7SS effector LXG polymorphic toxin yields MIFLKSESRQFISDCQSNIQNGQDVIQDLKTGCTHLMQAIDGKRLSGAAYTAGKGLFGDLIVPVITRFGQAIEGIQADLKRYSSADQAIQAASTSKLDEDKLTQQIRDCEAYRQTMKMTADALNSQAFEILAMSNPVTAMVALADQLFNIRGKLTTYLTSLDQDIEKLKNDLRLLQTFVSQTQGLFRDSTSRIKLAMQGISVLGKMRVNADGRYRFPKGIDERWFSQLQKSKSSKDKHEKTLPKGNIISNAFDAIKTLFGKNEISFEIPNKKDYGLTYVKTSTKFVKEGKGIIKGNFTEGTFSGLAVDLGILNFDLDFYDLNLSGSSEIKFGDTKLGTSTSIGTKGLNVSAGAANGNNRTDYGFSTSADWANGLISLYSKNTTSKVSGDFKTATSVEVGKKYLKGKDLVFVGGVVVGGVLIVSGAAELAGIISGIVAAGRAL; encoded by the coding sequence GTGATTTTTTTAAAAAGCGAGTCACGTCAATTTATCAGTGATTGTCAATCTAATATCCAGAATGGGCAAGATGTCATTCAAGATTTGAAAACAGGGTGTACACACCTGATGCAAGCAATTGATGGTAAGAGGCTATCGGGTGCTGCTTATACGGCGGGAAAAGGCTTATTTGGGGACCTGATTGTCCCTGTCATCACACGTTTTGGTCAGGCAATCGAAGGGATACAGGCTGATTTGAAACGCTATAGCTCGGCTGATCAGGCAATTCAAGCAGCCAGTACCAGTAAACTTGACGAGGATAAGTTGACACAACAAATCCGAGACTGTGAAGCCTACCGTCAGACGATGAAAATGACCGCTGATGCCTTAAATAGTCAAGCCTTTGAAATCCTTGCCATGAGCAATCCCGTGACAGCGATGGTTGCTTTGGCTGATCAACTTTTTAACATCCGAGGTAAGCTAACTACATACCTAACGAGTTTAGATCAGGATATTGAAAAACTGAAAAACGACCTCCGTTTATTACAAACCTTTGTGTCACAAACGCAAGGCTTATTCCGCGATAGCACAAGTCGTATAAAACTTGCCATGCAAGGTATTAGTGTCTTAGGCAAGATGAGGGTTAATGCGGACGGTAGGTATCGTTTTCCTAAGGGGATCGATGAGCGTTGGTTTAGTCAACTGCAGAAATCTAAAAGTTCAAAAGACAAGCATGAAAAAACGTTACCTAAAGGCAATATTATATCTAATGCATTTGATGCTATCAAAACTTTGTTTGGCAAGAATGAAATTTCATTTGAAATACCAAATAAAAAAGATTATGGTTTAACATATGTCAAAACAAGTACAAAGTTTGTCAAGGAAGGTAAAGGGATAATAAAAGGCAATTTTACAGAGGGCACGTTCTCTGGTCTTGCCGTTGATTTAGGGATACTTAATTTTGACCTTGATTTTTATGATTTGAACTTGTCAGGTAGTAGTGAAATCAAGTTTGGTGATACTAAGCTAGGGACGTCTACTAGTATCGGGACTAAAGGGTTAAATGTATCCGCTGGTGCAGCAAATGGTAACAATAGAACAGACTATGGCTTTTCGACTAGTGCAGACTGGGCCAATGGGTTAATTTCTCTGTATAGTAAAAATACGACAAGCAAAGTTTCAGGTGATTTTAAGACTGCTACAAGTGTTGAGGTTGGGAAAAAGTATCTTAAAGGGAAGGATCTTGTGTTTGTTGGAGGTGTTGTTGTTGGAGGAGTACTCATTGTATCAGGCGCTGCGGAATTAGCGGGTATTATTTCTGGCATCGTAGCTGCAGGACGAGCTTTATAG